In Lottiidibacillus patelloidae, the genomic window GTCATATGATTGATTCCATTTTTTCCCTTGATCTTTAACAATTTGTTGGATATCTCGCGTTTCAACAATTGCTCCAATTCCTCTGCGCTCAAATTCTTTTCCTAATCGCTCTCCAACTAACGTAATGTTTACTTCAGAGTGGTATGCCTGATCAATGTTCTTTACTTCAGGTAAATGCGGTAAAAACGACTCCCGTGAATGAGTATGATAAATGTAAACAACTTTTCTACCTTCAGTAGTTTTACTAGGAGGTGTTATAGGAGTGTCTTCAGGGTCTTCCACATCATCAATCGATGCTTCCCGTTCAATTAGCATGTCTTCTATTGGTGGCGGAGATTCTATAGGTAATGTAGTGTAGTCTGTCCCTTGTCCAGCGACGATAATTTTACTATCAAAAAAAGCAAATCCAGGAAGTTCTCTTCCTAATAAGCTCCGAGGGTCGTTTGGCTTAATATTAGTGGCAAGTTCAAATAAAACTGTTGTTAGTGCTGGTGGTTTCGTCTCCTCCGCTAAAACTTGTGTAAAATATCGATTTTCAGCACCAAAGAGGTACATTAATGTTTCACCTGAAAAATTTGTTGCCCATTGTTTGATCGAGCTTGAGCCAAGGCGATACTTACCATC contains:
- the spoIIP gene encoding stage II sporulation protein P translates to MKKKRLHLRNGLHRWIAIFIVGVISLFLVIGSLTSIDGKYRLGSSSIKQWATNFSGETLMYLFGAENRYFTQVLAEETKPPALTTVLFELATNIKPNDPRSLLGRELPGFAFFDSKIIVAGQGTDYTTLPIESPPPIEDMLIEREASIDDVEDPEDTPITPPSKTTEGRKVVYIYHTHSRESFLPHLPEVKNIDQAYHSEVNITLVGERLGKEFERRGIGAIVETRDIQQIVKDQGKKWNQSYDVSRSIIQEAVSQNSDIKFIFDLHRDSHRRDVTTVTIDGETYARTFFVLGGENANYEENEQMALKLHEMLQKKYPGLSRGSVVRKGTGVNGIYNQDISDYSILIEIGGVDNSLEETYRTAEALADIISEYYWEIQGASRQ